The stretch of DNA CACCTCGTACGTCGTCGATGAAAGCCCGCGCGTCACTTCCACCTTGGGCGCCGGTGGTGGCGGCGGCGGGGGAGGCGGCGCGGGCCGCGATGCAGTCGGCTGGCGGGCCGGGCGGCGCGCGGGCCGCGGCGCGCTGGCTCGGGAAACGCTGGTGCGCTGCGGCGGCGCGGCGCGGCGCACGGCTTCGCCCGTCATCTCGTAGCGCAGGTCATCAATGCTGATGGTGCGCTGCATCCCGGAATCCTGTTCGATGCCGGGCTTGCGAAGCACGAGGCTGAGCGAGCCCAACTGCTGGCCGAGGGCGAGCTTCTGCGCTTCGATGGGCGAGACCTCGAGCGTCGCGGTGCTCGATACGGCGGGCGCGTCGCTCTGGCCTTGCGCGTCCTGGTCCATCGCGATGACGCGGATGTTCTGGAGCAGGAGGTCGGTGATCTGTTCGGTACCCGCATCGTTGGCGCGGGTGACGAGCACGTCAACGGTGTCGTTGGGCTTGATGAAGCCCGCGACGCCCGAGACGGCGTTGATCTGGACGGTGGCGGCGCGCATGCCGTCGGGCAGCGTCGCGGCGATCGAGGCGCCCTGGCCCTCGCCGGTCAGGTCGCTGGCGAGGAGCGGCTGGTTGAGGGCGATCTGGCGCAGCGCGTGGCGCGTCTGGCCCTCGGGGAAGAGCGCGTCTTCGGTCGTATAGACGCCTGCGGGCAGGCTGTTGGACGGGAATTCGGCCCAGCGGACGCGATCGGGGGTCACTTCCTGCCCGTAGGCAAGGGGACCGGCGGCGATCGCGACGCGGGTCATCGCGACGTTCGACTGGTTGATCGAATTTTCGCGGGCGGTGAAATAGCTGTTGGCGAGGAAGACCGCGACGAGGCCGAGCACGATGGCGATCGACAGAGCGATGATCGATTGGCGTCTCATCTTGCAGCATCCCCCCAAACACTGATTTGGTTTGTTATATCAGAGTTATTCCATTTTGGCTAATGCGCGCAGCTTTTGCGTGCCGAAATGAAATGGGCGACCCACACCCGGAGACATGGGTCGCCCATCTTCGGACGACTAGTCGCAGGTCACGCCGTCGGAATCGATACACTCGGACGCTTCGTCCATCGCATTGCCGATCGATCCACCCAGACCGATCGCCGCAACGGCGATCACCGAACCGATAATGGCAAGGATCAGCGCATATTCGGCCGCCGAGGCGCCGCTTTCGTCGCGCAGCATGTTCATGAAGTTCGTCATTGTTCAGTCCCCTACTTTTGTCTCCGGCACCCCCAACCCGGAACCCCGGGGGGACTGCCGTTACGAAACCCGAGGGGCCGGGAGCCAAACCATGTTCGGACGCGAAACATCCGAACACGACCAACCGAAACCGGTTGAACTCCAAGCACTTCGGATGACCTACAGCATGAACCTGTGTTAAAATCCGTCAACCCTGTTTGTTTGCCGCGGGTTAACAAACTCGATTTTGTTCCGTTCGAAACAAAGTTTATTTTTCGTTAATTCGGCTATGAATCGAATGGGATACGCCCAGCGCGGGCTTTGACGGGTCCGCGCGGCAATGCGTACCGATTTGGGACAGTTTGTGCTTTGGATGCAGCGGTTTGCGCCGTCCAAGCTTGCGTCGGGTACCCGACTCGGAGCGAGAAAGCCGCTATCGGATCGTTCAGGCCGGCACGCGATGCCGATAGGTGACGTTCACCCGCTTCGAGAAGATCAGGTAGGGCGCCCACAGCGCGACGCTGATCATGACCTTCTTCACGTTGGCATCGAGCAGCGTCGTCAGCGAGGCCGCGACCTCGGGCGGGAGGTCGGTCGCGGCAATCCGGTCCGCGATGACGAGCTGAAGCGTCATGTCGACGAGCCAGACGGTCGCGAGCAGGCGCGGGAACAATGGCACGCGGCGAAGCGCGGCGACGAAGGCGATGACGTAGAGCGAGGGCATTAGCACCACGTCGAGCGTCATCAGGAAATGCAGCGTCGCGAGCCAATTGGGGACGTCGGCCAGGATGGCGGGTATCGCGACGAGATATTCGGCGGCCCGCATCGGCACGTTCATCAACATACCGACCAGCAGGCTGACCATGATTCCGGTGGTGCCGTAGAGGCGGTGCCCTCTCGCGGTGGAGAGGTCCACGTCGCGCCATCGGCCGATGCGCGCGATCCGCCAGTCCGGCTGGGGCAGACGATCGCCGTCCGCGAACCATCGCAATGCCAAGGCCATCGAAACGATCGGGGCGCCCATCAGCAGGAGGTAGGGTGCGATCGTGCCCAGCCCCGCACCGCCGCTGCCCACCGGATTGATCGATACGCGAAGCGCCCCGCCGCACAGCGCCAGCACGACCCAGATCGCCATGAGCATCGGCAGGTTGCGTTCCAGCGAGGCGTGGAGCGACTCGGCACGGCGCGCGAGCGATATTGGCAGACTGGCGAGCATGATGGTGGGCTCCCGGGCGGTCGGTTTCCTATGGCGCTAGACCCGAACCCTTAACGAAGGATAAAGCATGATTGCCGAGTCCGAGGGTGAACGTGGTTCGCACCATGCGCGATCCGGGGCCGCGGGGCGTGCGGCGACAGAATGGGGGATAGAGGCGATGAACGCGACCGATCGGGACCAGCCGAAGTCAACGGACCTCTTGCGAACGCTGCCCATCGGCACGGTTCGCGACGTGGCGGGAGCATCGTCGCGGATCGTGCTGTCGGTGGCCGCCCTTCACGCCTTGGCGGAAGCGGACGATCCGGCGCTGCGGCTGTCCGGACAGGTCGGAAACCACGTGAAGATGCGGGTCGGGGAGGGGATGGTCCTGGCGACCGTACGGGGGCTGCGAACCGGTTCCGACGGGCTGGTGGGCGAGATCGATTTCGTGGGCGAAGGGTCTGCGGACGAAGAGGGAGTGTTGCGCGACTTCCGCCAGGGCGTGACGCTGTTTCCGCTGCCCGGGACGGAGGTCTATCCGGTGACCGACGCCGACCTGTCGACCGTCTTCGCCGCCGACGCGCGCGCGCACATCACCGTCGGCACGGTCTATCCGACCAGCGATATCCGCGCCGCCCTCTATGTCGACCCGCTGCTCGGCAAGCATTTCGCGGTGCTGGGCTCGACCGGTACCGGGAAGTCGACCGCGGTCGCCCTCATTCTCCATCGCATCGCCGAGATCGCTCCGAAGGGTCATGTCGTCATGATCGATCCGCACGGTGAATATGGCGCAGCCTTCGCGCAGAATGCCGCGCTCTTCTCGGCGGACAATCTGCAATTGCCCTACTGGCTCATGAACCTCGACGAGCATGCCGAGGTGTTGCTGACGAGCGAGGGTGCGGACCGGCGGCGCGACACCGACATTCTCGCCAAGGCGCTCCTGACGGCACGGCGAAAGGCGGGGCAGGGCCTCACCACTACGAGCGGGTCGGAGGGCGTCACGGTCGACACGCCCGTCCCCTATCTCCTGAGCGACCTCCACCAGATCCTCATCGACGAGATGGGACGACTCGATCGCGGAAACGAGGCCGGGCCGTACCAGCGGATCATCAAGAAGCTCGACGAAGTGCGGACCGATCCGCGCTATCAGTTCATGTTCGCGGGCATGCTGGTGCAGGACAGGATGGCGGACGTGATGACGACGCTCTTCCGGCTGCCTGCCGAGGGCAAGCCGCTGTCGATCATCGACGTGTCGGGCGTGCCCTCGGACGTGGTGAGGACGGTGGTATCGACGTTGGGTCGCCTCGCGCTCGACTATGCCGTCTGGGCACGCGAGGAAGAGCAGCACCCGATCCTGTTCATCTGCGAAGAGGCGCATCGGTACGTGCCGCGCGATGATGGCTCGGGAGGCGGCCAGGCGGTGCGGCGCGTCCTCGAGCGAATTGCGAAGGAGGGGCGCAAATATGGTGTGAGCCTAGGGCTGGTCACCCAGCGGCCGTCCGACCTGGCGAGCGGCGTTCTTTCGCAATGCGGAACGATCCTGTCGATGCGTCTCAACAATCATCGCGATCAGGAGGTCGTCGCGGCAGCCATGCCGGAAGGCGCCCAGAGCCTGATCGATGCTATCCCCGCGCTCCGCAACCGCGAGGCGGTCGTGAGCGGAGAAGGCGTGTCGCTGCCCTTGCGTCTGCGGTTCGATACGCTGGAAGAAGAGCGGCGTCCCAATTCGGACGATCCCGCCTTTGCCGCCTTGTGGAACCGCGAGGGGGATGAACGAGCGACCGTCGATCGGGCCATCAGTCGGTGGCGCGGGGGGCGGTAGTGTCGGGATGAACGCAGGTCCGCTTTTTAAAATGCCTCGTTCCGAAGTCAGCGCAAGTGTTTGAATTGGCTGGTGAGCCGTGCAGGGGTCGAACCTGCGACCTACTGATTAAAAGTCAGTTGCTCTACCAACTGAGCTAACGGCCCTCACCAGCCGGCCACCGCGTTAGCGGGCGGTGGCGGAGGGTTCAAGGGGCTTGGGGGATGCGAGACGGGCGGCGAGATGGCGGAGCTTGAGCGAACCGCCGGCACGCCAGTCGGGAGCGATCCGGGCAAGCGGGAAAAGTGCGCTGGCGCGCTCCTCCAGCGCCGGATGCGGTATGACGAGATCGCGGGCGACGTAGGTGCCGCCGTCCCATGCCAGAATGTCGAGATCGAGGACGCGGTCGCCCCAGCGACGGCCGCCCCTACGCCCGAAGTCATGTTCGATGATCTTGAGTGCTGCCAGCATGGCGTCGGGTTCGAGTTCGCTTTCCACCAGCGCGGCGGCGTTGGCGAAGTCGCGCCCCGCGAAGCCGAAGGCACGATTGCCGATGATCGGAGACGCGTCGAAGAGGCTGAAATCGGCCTCGAGCCGCTCGAACGCGGCGGCGACGACCTGTTCGGGGCGGCCATGCCGATGGTGACGGCGGTTGGAACCGATGCCGATGCCGTAGATGTGATCCGCGCTGCTCATCTCGACCCGCTAGAAAGCAAATTCGGGCGTTCGACAAGATCGGGACGGGCGTATAGGGCGTGAAGCATGTCCGATCCGTTCGCCCCCGACGGGGATGCCTCGACCCTCTCGCCCGCCGACCTGTCGCCGCTGCCGTCGGCCGAACCGCCCCGCGACTGTCCGCTTTGCCCGCGTTTGGTCGATTTCCGCATGCAGCTGCGGGGAGAATACCCCGACTGGTACAATGCGCCGGTCCCGGCCTTCGGAGATCGCGAGGCGGGAGTGGCGGTCATCGGGTTGGCCCCCGGGAAGCACGGAGCCAATCGGACGGGGCGGCCGTTCACGGGGGATTTCGCGGGCGATCTGCTGTTCGACACGTTTCGCAGGGTGGGGCTGTCGGTCGGCACATACGACAGCCGCATCGATGACGGGCTGAAGCTCAAGGGAGCCATCATCCTCAACGCCGTCAAATGCCTGCCGCCCGAGAACAAGCCGACGGGTCAGGAGGCGAACAATTGCCGCCCGTTCCTGCAGGAAATGCTAGGGATGCTACCCAAGGTGCATACGCTCTTCTGCCTCGGCAAGATCGCGCACGATGCCGCCTGCAAGACCCTGGGCATGACGTTGAACGCCAACAAGTTCGGGCATGGCGCGGTGCACGAAGGACCGGACGGACTGCGGCTGGTCGATAGCTATCACTGCAGCCGCTACAACCAGAATACCGGCCGTCTGAGCGACGCGATGTTTCTGGAGGCGATGCGCAGGGCCGTGTCGCCGGGGCTGACGGGCGAGCGGGCGGAGGAACTGCGGACCGACCGCCTGGTGCTGCGCCGCGCGCGATCCGACGATGCGGCGGCGCTGCATGAACTCTTCACCGACGAGGAGACGATGCGTTGCTGGTCGCGTCCGGTCCACGACACGATGTTCGAGACCGAGGAATGGCTGCGGTCGATGATCGAGGTCGACGAGGCGCATTCGGACGATTTCATCGTCGAGAAGGATGGCGAACTGATTGGCAAGTGCGGGCTGTGGAGCGTTCCCGAGATCGGGTTCATGATCCGCCGCGACCATTGGGGCGAAGGGTTGGCGAGCGAGGCGCTGGGCACCTTCGTCGACTATATCGCGGGGCGGGGGCTGCCCTATCTGTTTGCCGACGTCGATCCCGACAATCCGGGGTCAATCCGCGTGCTGGAAAAAGCGGGCTTCGAACGATCGGGATTCGAGGAGGGATCGTCGCAGGTCGGGGGGCGGCCCGTCGACAGCATCTACATGCGACGCGATCTCTAGAGGTCTTCCGCGAGCCGGCCGTAGAGCTCCGGCCGACGATCGCGGAAGAAGCCGAAGGCGGCGCGATGCTGGCGAATCTGGGCGATGTCGAAGCTGGCGGTGAGGACGCCGGTCTCCTCCGCTCCGAATTCGGCCACCAGATCGCCGCGCTCGTCGCAGATGAAACTGTGGCCATAGAAGCGCTGCCCGCATTCGGTGCCGATACGGTTGGCGGCGACGACCGGGACGACGTTGCTGACCGCATGGCCGATCATCGCGCGGCGCCACAGGCGGCTGGTGTCGAGATCGGGGTCGTGCGGTTCGGACCCGATGGCGGTGGGGTAGAAGAGGATTTCGGCCCCCATCAGCATCATCGCGCGCGCGGTTTCCGGATACCATTGGTCCCAGCATACGCCGACGCCCATCGTCCGATCGTCGGGACCCGCCCAGACCTTGAAGCCGGTGTTGCCGGGGCGGAAATAGAATTTCTCCTCGTACCCCGGACCGTCGGGAATGTGGCTCTTGCGATAGACGCCAGCGATCCTGCCGCCGGGCGCAATCCAGGCGAGCGAATTGTAATGGTGATGGCCGTCAGCTTCGAAGAAGCTGGTGGGGATCCAGATCGAGAGTTCATCGGCCAGCTTCTGCATCGCCAGTACGCTGGG from Sphingomicrobium sp. XHP0239 encodes:
- the cpaB gene encoding Flp pilus assembly protein CpaB, with the protein product MRRQSIIALSIAIVLGLVAVFLANSYFTARENSINQSNVAMTRVAIAAGPLAYGQEVTPDRVRWAEFPSNSLPAGVYTTEDALFPEGQTRHALRQIALNQPLLASDLTGEGQGASIAATLPDGMRAATVQINAVSGVAGFIKPNDTVDVLVTRANDAGTEQITDLLLQNIRVIAMDQDAQGQSDAPAVSSTATLEVSPIEAQKLALGQQLGSLSLVLRKPGIEQDSGMQRTISIDDLRYEMTGEAVRRAAPPQRTSVSRASAPRPARRPARQPTASRPAPPPPPPPPPAPKVEVTRGLSSTTYEVGDYDR
- a CDS encoding Flp family type IVb pilin, whose translation is MTNFMNMLRDESGASAAEYALILAIIGSVIAVAAIGLGGSIGNAMDEASECIDSDGVTCD
- a CDS encoding DUF2569 domain-containing protein — its product is MLASLPISLARRAESLHASLERNLPMLMAIWVVLALCGGALRVSINPVGSGGAGLGTIAPYLLLMGAPIVSMALALRWFADGDRLPQPDWRIARIGRWRDVDLSTARGHRLYGTTGIMVSLLVGMLMNVPMRAAEYLVAIPAILADVPNWLATLHFLMTLDVVLMPSLYVIAFVAALRRVPLFPRLLATVWLVDMTLQLVIADRIAATDLPPEVAASLTTLLDANVKKVMISVALWAPYLIFSKRVNVTYRHRVPA
- a CDS encoding ATP-binding protein, which codes for MNATDRDQPKSTDLLRTLPIGTVRDVAGASSRIVLSVAALHALAEADDPALRLSGQVGNHVKMRVGEGMVLATVRGLRTGSDGLVGEIDFVGEGSADEEGVLRDFRQGVTLFPLPGTEVYPVTDADLSTVFAADARAHITVGTVYPTSDIRAALYVDPLLGKHFAVLGSTGTGKSTAVALILHRIAEIAPKGHVVMIDPHGEYGAAFAQNAALFSADNLQLPYWLMNLDEHAEVLLTSEGADRRRDTDILAKALLTARRKAGQGLTTTSGSEGVTVDTPVPYLLSDLHQILIDEMGRLDRGNEAGPYQRIIKKLDEVRTDPRYQFMFAGMLVQDRMADVMTTLFRLPAEGKPLSIIDVSGVPSDVVRTVVSTLGRLALDYAVWAREEEQHPILFICEEAHRYVPRDDGSGGGQAVRRVLERIAKEGRKYGVSLGLVTQRPSDLASGVLSQCGTILSMRLNNHRDQEVVAAAMPEGAQSLIDAIPALRNREAVVSGEGVSLPLRLRFDTLEEERRPNSDDPAFAALWNREGDERATVDRAISRWRGGR
- the folK gene encoding 2-amino-4-hydroxy-6-hydroxymethyldihydropteridine diphosphokinase → MSSADHIYGIGIGSNRRHHRHGRPEQVVAAAFERLEADFSLFDASPIIGNRAFGFAGRDFANAAALVESELEPDAMLAALKIIEHDFGRRGGRRWGDRVLDLDILAWDGGTYVARDLVIPHPALEERASALFPLARIAPDWRAGGSLKLRHLAARLASPKPLEPSATAR
- a CDS encoding GNAT family N-acetyltransferase is translated as MRRAVSPGLTGERAEELRTDRLVLRRARSDDAAALHELFTDEETMRCWSRPVHDTMFETEEWLRSMIEVDEAHSDDFIVEKDGELIGKCGLWSVPEIGFMIRRDHWGEGLASEALGTFVDYIAGRGLPYLFADVDPDNPGSIRVLEKAGFERSGFEEGSSQVGGRPVDSIYMRRDL
- the aguB gene encoding N-carbamoylputrescine amidase codes for the protein MTKITVAALQLELGGQAQDNIAAVSALVREAADSGAQVVLPPELFEGPYFCREEDETLFATARPTAKHPSVLAMQKLADELSIWIPTSFFEADGHHHYNSLAWIAPGGRIAGVYRKSHIPDGPGYEEKFYFRPGNTGFKVWAGPDDRTMGVGVCWDQWYPETARAMMLMGAEILFYPTAIGSEPHDPDLDTSRLWRRAMIGHAVSNVVPVVAANRIGTECGQRFYGHSFICDERGDLVAEFGAEETGVLTASFDIAQIRQHRAAFGFFRDRRPELYGRLAEDL